DNA sequence from the Rhizobium lusitanum genome:
CGCTGCAAGACATCCTGCGCCGCCATCTGCAGCAGTATGACGACCTGAACAATCTGGCCGACAAGGTCGCGATCCAGCTCAACGACACCCATCCGGCCGTCTCCATTGCCGAAATGATGCGTCTCTTGGTCGATGTTCACGGCATGGATTTCGAGCATGCCTGGAATATTACCCGCGATACCTTCGCCTACACCAACCATACGCTTCTGCCCGAAGCGCTGGAAAGCTGGCCGGTGCCGCTGTTCGAACGACTGCTGCCGCGGCACATGCAGATCGCCTACACGATCAACGCCAAGATCCTGCTCGAGGCCCGCAAGACCCGCAATTTCAGCGATGCGGAAATCCGCTCGATCTCGCTGATCGACGAGAACGGCGACCGGCGCCTGCGCATGGGCAACCTCGCCTTCGTTGGCTCGCATTCGATCAACGGCGTCTCGGCGCTGCATACCGACCTGATGAAGGTCACTGTCTTTGCCGACCTGCACAAGCTCTATCCGGATCGCATCAACAACAAGACCAACGGCATCACGCCGCGCCGCTGGCTGATGCAATGCAATCCTGGCCTGACAGGCCTCATCCGCGAGGCCATCGGCGACGATTTCCTCGACGATGCCGAAAAGCTGAAGCCACTCGACAAGTTCGCTCGCGACAGCGCCTTTCAGGAGAAATTCGCCGCCATCAAGCGTGCCAACAAGGTGCAGCTCTCCAATCTGGTCGCCAGCCGTATGGGAATCAAGCTCGATCCCAACGCGATGTTCGACATCCAGATCAAGCGCATCCATGAATACAAACGCCAGCTGCTGAACATCATCGAGACCGTAGCACTCTACGACCAGATCCGTTCCCATCCGGAACTGGACTGGCAGCCACGCGTAAAGCTGTTCGCCGGCAAGGCGGCGCCGAGCTATCACAACGCCAAGCTGATCATCAAGCTGATCAACGACGTCGCCCGCGTCATCAACAATGACCCGTCGGTGCGCGGCCTGCTGAAGGTCGTCTTCGTGCCGAACTACAATGTCTCGCTGGCTGAGATCATGGTTCCGGCCGCCGACCTGTCCGAGCAGATCTCGACGGCCGGTATGGAAGCGTCCGGCACCGGCAACATGAAATTCGGCCTCAACGGCGCGCTGACCATCGGCACGCTGGATGGCGCCAATGTCGAGATGCGCGACAATGTCGGCGAGGACAATATCGTCATCTTCGGCCTGACGGCCGATGAAGTCGCCAATTTGCGCAGTGACGGCCACGACCCGCGCGCCGTCATCGCGCGTTCGCGCGAACTGGCGCAAGCGCTCGATGCCATCGCCTCGGGTGTCTTCTCGCCGGACGACCGCACC
Encoded proteins:
- a CDS encoding glycogen/starch/alpha-glucan phosphorylase, whose product is MNSLTKANLPAPAPRSSRPEILAEEIIERLTYRIGKDAKVAKPHDWLTATILVIRDRVIDKWMESTRRAYETDAKRVYYLSLEFLIGRLMRDAVSNLGLMEEITHALSSLGVDIRVIAGLEPDAALGNGGLGRLAACFMESMATVEVPAYGYGIRYVHGLFRQQMADGWQVELPETWLAHGNPWEFERRESAYEIGFGGAVETVGDHDDQPRYVWKPAERVIAAAFDTPVVGWRGNRVNTLRLWSAQPIDPILLDAFNAGDHIGALRESNKAESLTRVLYPADGTPAGQELRLRQEFFFSSASLQDILRRHLQQYDDLNNLADKVAIQLNDTHPAVSIAEMMRLLVDVHGMDFEHAWNITRDTFAYTNHTLLPEALESWPVPLFERLLPRHMQIAYTINAKILLEARKTRNFSDAEIRSISLIDENGDRRLRMGNLAFVGSHSINGVSALHTDLMKVTVFADLHKLYPDRINNKTNGITPRRWLMQCNPGLTGLIREAIGDDFLDDAEKLKPLDKFARDSAFQEKFAAIKRANKVQLSNLVASRMGIKLDPNAMFDIQIKRIHEYKRQLLNIIETVALYDQIRSHPELDWQPRVKLFAGKAAPSYHNAKLIIKLINDVARVINNDPSVRGLLKVVFVPNYNVSLAEIMVPAADLSEQISTAGMEASGTGNMKFGLNGALTIGTLDGANVEMRDNVGEDNIVIFGLTADEVANLRSDGHDPRAVIARSRELAQALDAIASGVFSPDDRTRYAALIDGIYTHDWFMVAADFDAYAAAQRDVDTIWANPSEWYAKTINNTARMGWFSSDRTIRQYAKEIWRAG